AAAGAATTAACgccacgccaccttcctgttcaagtgagcttAGCAAAATGGTGAGTCCAAAAATaggccagggagatatgtatactgtagctaagaaagtaatactaagtgtatgttgttaATAGCACGTGTCTAACCCTATGAATTTGGTCGCTCTCCCTATCAGAACTTAGCCTACcattctgacttggtggtgcacatgtggCCTACAGccagttttagagaaatgtcatcataaaatattttaaaagctttcattgtctgtttatttGTACCTGTTAAtcatcctacggttctgacttggtgtgtaGGGAggatactgtaagaacggcccatgttctgaattcagttgctgtccatttaaaaaaatgcttAACAAATAGGGATATTGTCCATTTTAGCTTGCTCATTATCTTAATTGAAATTACGGCTTACGTTGTGTATTATAATTAGCTCATTTGCTGTTTtccatgaggggatactataaTGTTGTTTACCAGGCAATGTTCAATAATAGGCTACTGAACTGCTGAGTAAATACACCCTGTTGAATCCTACCTATTTTTTACTCATATCACTGCACATACAAGACGACCAATGACACAATATTGCTTTGATGATGAGGATATTACTCTTTAGTGTTTTACaggaaaaacaataacaaataaaataTCCAACCAGCAACAAATCTATCAAGAGGAATATTTTATTGGTTAAAAGCTCAATGaggtaaaaaagaaaaaaaacataacatGCAATCTTACTGTTGAAACACAAAGAACCTCTTGATAGTAGTATTgtacaacattttaaaatgtcttGTTTCAGATCATTGTCATTTATTAAGTTTCAAGTCATATCAGATTCTGTGTAGCTGCCAATCAATGAACATTTCTGGCATAACTAAAATTGACCCATTAACCACTGTACAGAAAGCTAAGCAAAAAACACAAGAATAGCCCCATTAATACAATACAATGACATTTGAAGCATATGAATAGGAATGTAACAGAGAACATAAAGAACATTTTCAGTCCTTCATTGTCATGGGTCATAAAAAGAATAAAGAAAAAACGATTAAACCAAGTAAACCAACTGACATCATTGTCAACCAGGCTTAATACTGGAATTGTAAAACCCAAAGCAGATGTGCTTAAGACCAACCCTGCCTATGTTCCTCCCTACAGCATCAGCATGGCACAGTGGCACAGTGATTCTTAACCAGAGGCATTGGGACTGCACTGAGCTTTCAAGGGGTCCCTGAAAAAACTGAGAGGAAACTAACAAATGAAAATGACAGCATAAATGAATAGAACACTGCAATAATGTTGACAGGCCTATTTGGGTGTTGGTGAATATtgaagtgttgtgttgtgttcatcACTAATTGTCTAGTATAGAAGCCATGATTCATATCATCGTTTGGACAGTCTATTTTGTTTATATGTTTTTGATCGGAAAATACGAGGTGATTTGGTGATTCTATTTCCATTGTATTCGGAGTTGCTACTTGTTGAGATAAACGTCAGCTTCAACTGAGAtcaagtgttttttttgtttaacaGAACATGAGGTATATACAGTTGAactcgaaagtttacatacaccttagccaaatacatttaaactcaggttttcacaattcctgactttcaatcctagtaaaaagtccctgtcttaggtcagttaggatcaccactttatcttaagaatgtgaaatgtcagaataataggagacagaatgacttatttaaacttttatttcttacgtcacattcccagtgggtcagaagtttacacacactcaattagtatttggtagcattgccttaaaattgttgaacttgggtcaaaccttttgggtagccttccacaagcttcccacaataagaattttggcccattcctcctgacagagctggtgtcacgacttccgccgaagttggtccctctccttgttcgttcgGCGGTCGACCTCAACCGGttttctagtcaccaccgatccagtttcattttttatttgttttgtcttcattatacacacctggtttccattccataatcattgttccctatttaaccctctggttaccaccctggttttgtgtgtgtttgttattgtCACGTTGTCTCGTTTTGTGACCTGGATTATTTGTCTCCTGTATGGAATATTGTTTTTGAGAAAAGTAACGGTTATTCCTCatttctgtgtcctgcgcctaaCTCCGCCTTACCCGCATCACATAGGCAATTTGACAGTtggtgtaacagtcaggtttgtaggcctccttgctcacacacactttttcagttctgcccacaaatcttctataggattgatatggtatggccactccaataccttgactttgttgtccttaagccattttgccacaactttggaagtatgcttggggtcattgtccatttggaagacccatatgcgaccaagctttaacttcctgactgatgtcttgagatgttgcttcaatatatccacataattctcctaccttatgatgccatctattttgtgaagtgcaccagtccctcctgcagcaaagcaaccccacaacattgTGGGGTTCAAGGTCCcacaggccttgaaatacatccacaggtacacctccaattgactcaaattatgtcaattagcctctaAAGCCAAGACGTAATTATCTGGAATtgtccaagatgtttaaaggcacagtcaatttagtatatgtaaacttctgacccactggaattgtgatacagtgaattgtaagtgaaataatctgtctgtaagcaattgttggaaaaatgacttgtgtcatgcgcaaagtagatgtcctaactgacttgccaaaactacagtttgttaacaagacatttgtggagtggttgaaaaacaagtcttaatgactccaacctaagtgtatgtaaacgtccgacttcaactgtactaacAAATAATCAATCAAAATTGAGGTTAGGTATTTTAGTAGCTAGAGAACCCTATTCTTGAGTGACCTTGTTCCTAACAGCACTATGACACTGTGTTCAGTCACATCCTGGGATCAAAATGTATTAAAGGTCTAAGTGCCAAATGGTAACAATGATTAAAAAAATTCTATAGATCATGATTTTATCAACATTACCAGTTTAACAATTTGTAGTAAGCACACGTTGGAGTAGGCTATGTCGTAGTGGGCTCATCTCCTGTGTATCAGCCGCCATTCCGTTGCATGCTCTGTGACAAAGAGCGAGTTGCTTAATGGCATCATAGTCATTCAGGAGATTCCGCTGTGACATGAAACTCAACAGTGATGAAAGATAAAAATTGCATGACTCACTTTTCCAGCAGAATAACACCAGTGCAGACCCAATCACCGCAACAGCCAGAACACCAATCCCTGCTTTTATGCCGATCGAGAGGCCCTCCTGCTCCCCGCCTGTAGGGAGAGGATAAAGAGAAGTGTGGACATCAACAGAGTTGCCTGTCATGTAATGCACATTTTGGTTTCCCTAATATTTCCTATCCTTCCAACCAACTAGGGTCATTGGCACATACAGTCATTAAGGGTAAAATCACAGCCAGATAGCTTTAAGTGTCAGCTGTTTAGTGCTTTACTATAACCAGAGCTAATCTCCGGTAATCTATTTGTAATTGACCATCCGTTGACATGTTTTCCTGTCATAATACTTTAGGCTACTCACCTGTTGATCTTGTGGTGTTCAAGGTCTCTTTCAGAGTCGGGTTGAAGATGGCGCATGTCACAGTCTGATTCTCTGTGATGTTCACCGTGCTGGAAATGTTCCATGTTCCACTTCCTGCATCCTGAACAATCTGAGGAACCTCGGGGTCTAGTAAGCCGTTCTGATTGGTCCAGGTCAGTCTAGGTTTAGGGTAGCCTCCCTGAGAAGTGCATTCTGCCTTCCATTCTTCATAGTTCACTGTCACAATAGGTTTATGGTAGCTTTCTGCAGAGCATACCATGACAAAGATAAAGCACTTAGACAAAGTCACAATAGTGGAAATCATACATGATAAGTACAGTTATTCCTGTTTTATAGGTATTTGGTGCGTAATGGCAATGGGCGTTGTCTTGTACACACAATTTAATATTGATAAACGTGCCTTTGACTACTGGCATTCTTTGTATGTAAAACTGTCTTACTTGCTACTTTCACAGTGGTCAAGCACATCTCTTTGTTTTGGTTAAGTGTTTTGTAATCTCCATCCTCTTGATGATAAAAGAGGAAAAAGGTTGCGAGGTCATCTTCAACCCTTAAATTTTTGAGCAAGAGGGAGAAATTCCCAGAAGAAAGCTGGTCCTTGAAGATTTGTGTCCTGTTTTTGTAGACTGGAAATTGGGGGTCGTTGTTCTCTTCTCCGTTGTATAAGGCATGGACCACTTGCTCCTCCTTCTGGTACTTGAGTCTTGCTGTCCAGTAGAGTGTGAGTCTTGCTGGGACAACGGGTGCAGATGAATTCAGGCTGCAAGGCAACATGATGGACTTTCCAAGAATCCCTATGATGGGATGGCCCGACATCTGAGATGAGTCCACAACTGTTTAAGAAAAAAACTGTTGGTTACAGGAAAGCACACACTTCATATGACAACATAAGACAGTTGTACCAATCTCTTTAAGATACTGTATGTTAATCATATTCTTCAAATAAAGGGGTATGTTACCTTAGTAGGGCCTATATACACTAAAtggccaaaagtatatggacatgCCTTCAAATCAgtgaattcggctatttcagccacactcgttgctgacaggtgtataaaattgagcacaccagcaatgcaatctccatagacaaacattggcagtagaatcgcccgtactgaagagctcagtgacattcaacgtggcactgtcataggatgccacctttccaagt
This portion of the Oncorhynchus tshawytscha isolate Ot180627B linkage group LG26, Otsh_v2.0, whole genome shotgun sequence genome encodes:
- the LOC112224920 gene encoding CD276 antigen homolog isoform X1, with protein sequence MDLMERLTPEMDKYTTVKEGPHWRDTMYLIQLSSNLGAVVDSSQMSGHPIIGILGKSIMLPCSLNSSAPVVPARLTLYWTARLKYQKEEQVVHALYNGEENNDPQFPVYKNRTQIFKDQLSSGNFSLLLKNLRVEDDLATFFLFYHQEDGDYKTLNQNKEMCLTTVKVAKSYHKPIVTVNYEEWKAECTSQGGYPKPRLTWTNQNGLLDPEVPQIVQDAGSGTWNISSTVNITENQTVTCAIFNPTLKETLNTTRSTGGEQEGLSIGIKAGIGVLAVAVIGSALVLFCWKKHATEWRLIHRR
- the LOC112224920 gene encoding CD276 antigen homolog isoform X2, with amino-acid sequence MARLISICIWLLSVVDSSQMSGHPIIGILGKSIMLPCSLNSSAPVVPARLTLYWTARLKYQKEEQVVHALYNGEENNDPQFPVYKNRTQIFKDQLSSGNFSLLLKNLRVEDDLATFFLFYHQEDGDYKTLNQNKEMCLTTVKVAKSYHKPIVTVNYEEWKAECTSQGGYPKPRLTWTNQNGLLDPEVPQIVQDAGSGTWNISSTVNITENQTVTCAIFNPTLKETLNTTRSTGGEQEGLSIGIKAGIGVLAVAVIGSALVLFCWKKHATEWRLIHRR